Proteins co-encoded in one Corylus avellana chromosome ca9, CavTom2PMs-1.0 genomic window:
- the LOC132161956 gene encoding uncharacterized protein LOC132161956, giving the protein MEDSSASYIRMVHHLIEECIIFNMSKEECMEALSKHANIKPVITSTVWKELEKENKEFFEAYTQSREEKAATEMGTRQRIPKMLSDSSKKESND; this is encoded by the exons ATGGAAGACTCATCAGCTTCATACATACGCATG GTGCACCATCTGATCGAGGAGTGCATCATATTCAACATGAGCAAGGAAGAGTGCATGGAGGCCCTCTCCAAGCATGCAAATATCAAACCTGTCATCACTTCAACAG TGTGGAAGGAGTTGGAGAAGGAGAACAAGGAGTTTTTCGAGGCGTACACACAGAGCAGGGAAGAGAAGGCAGCTACGGAAATGGGAACAAGGCAGAGGATTCCCAAGATGCTTTCGGATTCTTCCAAAAAAGAATCCAACGACTAG
- the LOC132191480 gene encoding LOW QUALITY PROTEIN: serine/threonine-protein kinase AFC1 (The sequence of the model RefSeq protein was modified relative to this genomic sequence to represent the inferred CDS: deleted 2 bases in 1 codon), with product METQRIIEFPHKNMDKRPRKRARLTWDLPPPLPPPKVVAPIYCGQEFGNAAMPNCGYISSVFYSGVPRNVSPPWRPDDKDGHYVFAIGENLTLRYRILSKMGEGTFGQVLECFDNEKKEFVAIKVVRSIHKYREAAMIEIDVLQRLARHDVGGTRCVQIRNWFDYRNHICIVFEKLGPSLYDFLRKNSYRSFPIDLVREVGRQLLESVAFMHDLHLIHTDLKPENILLVSSEYVKVPDYKFLSRSTKEGSYFKNLPKSSAIKLIDFGSTTFEHQDHSYVVSTRHYRAPEVILGLGWNYPCDLWSAGCILVELCSGEALFQTHENLEHLAMMERVLGPIPQHLVLRADRRAEKYFRRGARLDWPDGATSRESMKAVCKLPRLPNLIMQHVDHSAGDLIDLLQGLLRYDPAERLKAREALRHPFFVRDPRRCGYPL from the exons ATGGAGACGCAGAGGATTATAGAATTCCCGCACAAAAATATGGACAAGCGTCCGAGGAAACGAGCTCGTTTAACCTGGGATCTACcccctcctcttcctcctcccaag GTGGTTGCACCTATCTATTGCGGGCAGGAGTTTGGGAACGCAGCAATGCCCAATTGTGGATATATTTCATCTGTGTTTTACAGTGGAGTGCCTCGCAATGTCTCCCCGCCTTGGAGACCGGATGACAAAGACGGCCATTATGTCTTTGCTATCGGAGAAAATTTAACTCTTCGCT ACAGGATTCTCAGCAAAATGGGTGAAG GGACATTTGGGCAAGTCTTAGAATGTTTTgacaatgaaaagaaagaatttgtggcaATCAAAGTTGTTCGCTCCATTCACAAATATCGAGAAGCTGCAATGATTGAAATCGATGTCCTTCAGAGGCTTGCCAGGCATGATGTTGGTGGCACCCG TTGTGTGCAAATACGGAATTGGTTTGACTATCGTAATCATATTTGTATT GTATTTGAGAAGCTTGGACCAAGCTTATACGATTTTCTTCGCAAAAACAGCTACCGTTCATTTCCCATTGATCTTGTTCGGGAGGTTGGCAGACAACTTTTGGAGTCTGTAGCAT TTATGCATGATTTGCACCTTATTCACACTGATTTGAAGCCAGAAAATATTCTTCTTGTCTCCTCCGAGTATGTCAAAGTGCCGGATTATAAG TTTCTATCACGGTCAACAAAAGAAGGTTCCTACTTCAAGAATCTGCCTAAGTCGAGCGCCATTAAACTCATTGATTTTGGAAGTACAACATTTGAACACCAGGATCACAGCTATGTGGTGTCAACTCGACATTATCGTGCACCAGAAGTTATATTAG GTCTTGGATGGAATTATCCTTGTGATTTATGGAGTGCGGGTTGCATACTTGTTGAGCTATGCTCT GGAGAGGCCCTTTTCCAAACGCATGAAAACTTGGAGCAT CTTGCCATGATGGAGAGGGTTTTGGGGCCAATACCCCAACATTTGGTGCTTAGAGCTGA CCGCCGTGCTGAGAAATATTTCAGGAGGGGTGCAAGGTTAGATTGGCCTGATGGTGCAACATCAAGGGAAAGCATGAAAGCAGTTTGCAAATTGCCCCGTCTGCCG AACCTAATAATGCAGCATGTTGATCACTCTGCTGGCGACTTGATTGATCTCTTGCAAGGGCTCCTCCGTTATGACCCAGCAGAGCGACTCAAGGCAAGGGAAGCACTAAGACATCCCTTCTTTGTGAGAGATCCAAGAAGGTGTGGCTACCCCTTGTAA
- the LOC132192082 gene encoding pentatricopeptide repeat-containing protein At5g42450, mitochondrial: MKPIIYRLSISQPTWRKTQSLACSHLVGTQKAQAHAHKLGTSAAQPDIIVSHSESTSFSYALQLFDKASDLTVVSATAIIGRFAQQHRHEEAMCLFSRMLASNIRPNESTFGTVTHSSTLLGDLYIGKQIHACATKIGLHSNVYVGSALLDLYAKLSTIEEARRVFEDTRQRNVVSYTALIGGYLKKERTEDAFRLFREMPERNVVSWNVMIGGCSQTGYNEEAVNLFIEMLGEGLLPNHSTFPCAISAAANIAALGMGKSFHACAVKFLGKLDAFVGNSLISFYAKCGNMEDSVLVFNKLSERDIVSWNAVICGYAQNGRGEEAISFFERMQVVGCKPNSVTLLGLLWACNHAGLVDEGYSYFTRARLEDPSKLKPEHYACIVDLLSRSGRFKQAEEFLCDLPFNPGIGFWKALLGGCQIHSNMELGQFAARKILALDPEDVSSYVMLSNAHSAAGRWLSVSTIRREMKEKGMKRIPGSSWIEIGSKVHVFLTGDRSHHQKDEIYMALRFCMEHLREVKASNLLEES; the protein is encoded by the coding sequence ATGAAACCCATAATTTACAGACTCTCCATCTCTCAACCCACATGGAGAAAAACCCAGAGCTTAGCTTGTAGCCATCTCGTTGGTACCCAGAAAGCTCAAGCACATGCCCATAAACTAGGAACCTCGGCTGCTCAGCCTGATATTATTGTATCTCACTCAGAATCAACATCATTCTCGTATGCTCTTCAACTGTTCGACAAAGCGTCTGACTTGACCGTAGTGTCTGCCACTGCCATCATTGGGCGCTTTGCTCAACAGCACCGCCATGAAGAGGCCATGTGTCTCTTCTCAAGGATGCTTGCGTCAAATATTAGACCCAATGAGTCCACATTTGGGACCGTAACTCACTCATCAACTTTGCTGGGAGACCTTTATATTGGCAAGCAAATTCATGCTTGCGCAACGAAGATTGGCCTTCACTCGAATGTTTATGTTGGTAGTGCACTTTTAGATCTTTATGCCAAGTTGAGTACCATCGAAGAAGCTCGAAGAGTTTTTGAAGATACCCGTCAGCGGAATGTGGTATCTTACACGGCTTTGATAGGTGGCTACCTGAAAAAGGAGAGGACTGAAGACGCTTTCCGCCTCTTTCGAGAGATGCCAGAGAGAAACGTAGTTTCTTGGAATGTAATGATTGGCGGGTGTAGCCAAACAGGCTACAATGAAGAGGCTGTGAATCTTTTTATTGAGATGCTTGGAGAAGGGTTGCTGCCCAATCATTCAACTTTTCCTTGTGCTATTAGTGCAGCTGCCAATATAGCAGCACTTGGAATGGGAAAAAGTTTTCATGCTTGTGCTGTTAAGTTCTTGGGTAAGCTTGATGCGTTTGTTGGGAATTCTCTGATCAGCTTTTATGCCAAATGTGGAAACATGGAAGACAGTGTCTTGGTTTTTAATAAACTTTCTGAAAGAGATATTGTTTCTTGGAATGCTGTGATATGTGGTTATGCACAGAATGGTAGAGGAGAGGAAGCCATTAGCTTCTTTGAGAGGATGCAGGTAGTAGGTTGTAAACCTAATAGTGTTACACTTCTTGGGCTATTATGGGCTTGTAATCATGCTGGCCTTGTTGATGAGGGTTATTCATATTTCACTCGAGCAAGACTTGAAGACCCTAGCAAGCTAAAGCCAGAGCACTATGCTTGTATTGTTGACTTACTCTCCCGCTCAGGGCGCTTCAAACAAGCTGAGGAGTTTCTTTGCGATTTGCCATTTAATCCAGGAATTGGGTTTTGGAAAGCATTGCTTGGAGGCTGCCAGATTCACTCAAATATGGAATTGGGGCAGTTTGCTGCACGAAAAATCCTAGCTCTGGACCCTGAAGACGTTTCATCATATGTAATGCTGTCAAATGCTCATTCTGCAGCTGGTAGATGGCTGAGTGTGTCAACAATAAGAAGAGAGATGAAAGAGAAGGGCATGAAGAGGATTCCAGGTAGCAGTTGGATTGAAATCGGAAGCAAAGTTCATGTCTTTTTAACTGGAGACAGGAGTCATCACCAAAAGGATGAAATTTATATGGCCTTGCGGTTTTGTATGGAGCATTTAAGGGAGGTCAAAGCTTCCAATCTTCTTGAAGAGTCTTGA
- the LOC132192083 gene encoding flavonoid 3',5'-methyltransferase-like, with amino-acid sequence MGTAPEKTILKSPALQKYILETCAYPREHEQLKELREASVKKYPFLSVMNVPVDEGILLSMLIKIMNAKKTVEIGVFTGYSLLCTALALPADGKILAVDPNREAYEVGLPFIQKAGVEQKINFIESDASSILNALIADGKEEGAFDFAFVDANKEDYIKYHELLLKLVKIGGIIAYDNTLWSGSVAVAENDEMNERIRKGRKHFIELNSILAIDPRIESSLISIADGLTLCRRLY; translated from the exons ATGGGAACCGCACCGGAGAAGACAATCCTCAAAAGCCCAGCCCTTCAAAAG TACATTTTAGAAACATGTGCTTACCCCAGAGAGCACGAGCAATTGAAGGAACTTAGAGAGGCCTCAGTCAAGAAATATCCGTTTTT GAGTGTGATGAATGTGCCCGTAGATGAAGGTATACTCCTCTCAATGCTTATAAAGATCATGAACGCGAAGAAGACAGTAGAGATTGGAGTCTTTACTGGTTACTCTCTTCTTTGTACTGCTCTAGCACTGCCAGCTGATGGCAAG ATACTAGCTGTTGATCCAAATAGGGAAGCATATGAGGTTGGATTGCCATTTATTCAGAAGGCTGGAGTGGAGCAAAAGATTAACTTCATTGAGTCAGATGCCTCCTCAATTCTAAATGCTCTAATTGCTGAC GGCAAAGAAGAAGGAGcatttgattttgcatttgtgGATGCCAATAAGGAAGACTACATAAAATACCATGAGCTACTTTTGAAACTGGTTAAGATTGGGGGAATAATTGCGTACGATAATACCTTATGGTCTGGGTCGGTTGCGGTGGCTGAGAATGATGAGATGAACGAACGAATAAGGAAAGGCAGAAAACATTTCATAGAGTTGAACAGCATTCTAGCAATTGATCCTCGTATCGAATCATCCCTCATTTCAATTGCTGATGGCCTCACCCTCTGCAGGCGCCTCTATTAA